Proteins from a single region of Streptococcus mitis:
- a CDS encoding sucrose-specific PTS transporter subunit IIBC, whose protein sequence is MNNQEIAKKVIDALGGRENVNSVAHCATRLRVMVKDEGKINKEVIENLEKVQGAFFNSGQYQIIFGTGTVNKMYDEVVALGLPTSSKADMKAEAAKQGNWFQRAIRTFGDVFVPIIPVIVATGLFMGVRGLFNALEMPLPGDFATYTQILTDTAFIILPGLVVWSTFRVFGGNPAVGIVLGMMLVSGSLPNAWAVAQGGEVTAMNFFGFIPVVGLQGSVLPAFIIGVVGAKFEKAVRKVVPDVIDLLVTPFVTLLVMSILGLFVIGPVFHVVENYILIATKAILNMPFGLGGFLIGGVHQLIVVSGVHHIFNLLEVQLLAADHANPFNAIITAAMTAQGAATVAVGVKTKNPKLKTLAFPAALSAFLGITEPAIFGVNLRFRKPFFLSLIAGAIGGGLASILGLAGTGNGITIIPGTMLYVGNGQLAQYLLMVAVSFALGFALTYMFGYEDEKEVATEVETERLVQEETTGNIPAALQNETLVTPIVGDVVALADVNDPVFSSGAMGQGIAVKPSQGVVYAPADAEVSIAFATGHAFGLKTTNGAEVLIHVGIDTVTMNGEGFEQKVTQGDKVKAGDVLGTFDSNKIAAAGLDDTTMVIVTNTADYASVAPVATGSVAKGDAVIEVKI, encoded by the coding sequence ATGAACAATCAAGAAATTGCAAAAAAAGTCATCGATGCCTTGGGCGGACGTGAAAATGTCAACAGTGTTGCCCACTGTGCGACTCGTCTTCGTGTCATGGTCAAAGATGAAGGAAAAATCAATAAAGAAGTGATTGAGAACTTGGAAAAAGTTCAAGGTGCTTTCTTTAACTCAGGTCAATACCAAATCATCTTTGGTACAGGTACAGTTAACAAAATGTACGATGAAGTTGTTGCACTTGGTTTGCCAACATCATCTAAAGCTGACATGAAAGCAGAAGCTGCTAAACAAGGGAATTGGTTCCAACGTGCTATCCGTACTTTCGGTGACGTTTTCGTTCCAATCATCCCAGTTATCGTAGCAACAGGTCTTTTCATGGGTGTGCGTGGTCTTTTCAACGCTCTTGAAATGCCACTTCCAGGAGACTTTGCAACTTACACACAAATCTTGACAGATACAGCCTTCATCATCTTGCCAGGTTTGGTTGTTTGGTCAACCTTCCGTGTATTCGGTGGAAATCCTGCCGTTGGTATCGTTCTAGGTATGATGCTTGTTTCTGGCTCACTTCCAAACGCTTGGGCAGTTGCTCAAGGTGGTGAAGTAACAGCTATGAACTTCTTTGGTTTCATCCCTGTTGTTGGTTTGCAAGGTTCCGTTCTTCCAGCCTTCATCATCGGGGTTGTCGGAGCTAAATTTGAAAAAGCTGTCCGTAAGGTTGTTCCAGATGTGATTGACCTCTTGGTAACACCATTCGTGACACTTTTGGTTATGTCTATCCTTGGACTCTTTGTCATCGGACCAGTCTTCCACGTTGTTGAAAACTACATCCTTATCGCTACAAAAGCGATCCTTAACATGCCATTTGGTCTTGGTGGTTTCTTGATTGGTGGGGTTCACCAATTGATCGTCGTGTCAGGTGTGCACCACATTTTCAACTTGCTTGAAGTTCAATTGCTTGCTGCTGACCATGCTAACCCATTCAACGCTATCATCACTGCGGCTATGACAGCTCAAGGTGCTGCAACTGTTGCGGTTGGTGTTAAAACTAAAAATCCAAAACTAAAAACACTTGCTTTCCCAGCTGCTCTTTCTGCCTTCCTCGGTATTACAGAGCCTGCTATCTTCGGGGTTAACTTGCGCTTCCGTAAACCATTCTTCCTTTCATTGATTGCTGGTGCAATCGGTGGTGGATTGGCTTCAATCCTTGGACTTGCTGGTACTGGTAATGGTATCACCATCATCCCTGGTACAATGCTTTATGTTGGTAACGGACAACTTGCACAATACCTTCTTATGGTAGCTGTATCATTTGCACTTGGTTTTGCTCTTACTTACATGTTTGGTTACGAGGATGAAAAAGAAGTTGCTACTGAAGTAGAGACAGAACGTTTGGTCCAAGAAGAAACAACTGGTAACATTCCAGCAGCTCTTCAAAATGAAACACTTGTAACTCCTATCGTTGGTGACGTTGTAGCTCTTGCTGATGTCAATGACCCAGTCTTCTCAAGTGGAGCTATGGGACAAGGTATTGCTGTGAAACCTAGCCAAGGTGTGGTTTATGCACCAGCTGATGCTGAAGTTTCAATCGCCTTTGCAACAGGTCACGCCTTTGGTTTGAAAACAACTAACGGTGCTGAAGTCTTGATCCACGTTGGTATCGACACTGTAACAATGAACGGTGAAGGTTTCGAACAAAAAGTTACTCAAGGTGACAAGGTAAAAGCTGGCGATGTTCTTGGAACATTTGACTCAAACAAAATCGCTGCAGCTGGTCTTGATGATACAACAATGGTTATCGTTACAAATACAGCCGACTACGCTTCAGTAGCTCCAGTCGCAACAGGTTCAGTTGCGAAGGGGGATGCTGTGATCGAAGTGAAAATCTAA